One window of Nicotiana tomentosiformis chromosome 11, ASM39032v3, whole genome shotgun sequence genomic DNA carries:
- the LOC104089344 gene encoding ubiquitin-conjugating enzyme E2-23 kDa-like: MSSPSKRRDMDVMKLMMSDYTVETINDGITEFNVEFHGPKESLYEGGVWKIRVELPDAYPYKSPSIGFLNKIFHPNVDELSGSVCLDVINQSWSPMFDLLNVFEVFLPQLLLYPNPSDPLNGDAASLMMKDKNQYEQKVKEYCERYAKKENIVGSPKDESDEEISEEDFSGQSDSDDEVVGHADP; encoded by the exons ATGTCTTCTCCAAGCAAAAGAAGAGATATGGATGTTATGAAATT GATGATGAGTGATTACACAGTGGAGACAATAAATGATGGAATTACGGAGTTCAATGTGGAATTTCACGGCCCAAAAGAAA GTCTTTATGAAGGCGGAGTCTGGAAAATAAGGGTCGAGTTGCCAGATGCTTATCCTTACAAGTCTCCTTCCATTGGGTTTCTCAACAAAATATTTCACCCCAATGTTGATGAGCT GTCTGGCTCTGTATGTTTGGATGTCATCAATCAGTCATGGAGCCCTATGTTTG ATCTCTTAAATGTATTTGAGGTGTTCCTGCCCCAGCTTTTGCTATATCCAAATCCTTCGGATCCATTGAATGGTGATGCAGCATCTCTGATGATGAAAGACAAGAATCAGTATGAGCAAAAAGTGAAAG AGTATTGTGAGCGATATGCAAAGAAGGAGAACATCGTTGGCTCACCGAAAGATGAGAGTGATGAAGAGATTAGTGAAGAGGATTTCAGTGGACAGAGCGATAGTGATGACGAAGTTGTTGGACATGCTGATCCCTGA
- the LOC104089355 gene encoding uncharacterized protein → MYGLHTIAHRYHLWAALKELKEQMNMPWLIMGDFNAMMDMDDRVNGTIVQDNEVKDLRDFMEDCKITELPTVGRPYTWTNSHVYSRIDRAILNAEWMIDMLHIQVQVMDPHFSDHSPLSIEVEITMDNKKKPFKFYNCLAEYPNFAQLVQEGWQNRSVDMKGIWYNLKIVKATLKGLNRKEFADITTHVKTMRDELATIQAAMRNTTTNVDVFEAEKAIRQKLEKWSMIEKSIFKKRSRVQWLKLGDSNTTFFFCQHERENLTKSNQAPHS, encoded by the coding sequence ATGTATGGGCTTCACACAATTGCTCATAGATATCATTTGTGGGCTGctttaaaggagttgaaggaacagatGAACATGCCTTGGCTAATTATGGGGGATTTCAATGCAATGATGGATATGGATGATAGAGTCAATGGCACTATAGTTCAGGATAATGAAGTTAAAGATTTAAGGGATTTTATGGAAGACTGCAAAATAACTGAATTGCCGACTGTAGGAAGACCTTATACATGGACCAATAGCCATGTGTATAGCAGGATTGATAGGGCTATTCTAAATGCTGAATGGATGATAGATATGCTTCATATACAAGTCCAAGTGATGGATCCTCACTTCTCAGACCATTCTCCCCTAAGTATAGAGGTAGAAATAACAATGGATAACAAGAAGAAGCCTTTTAAATTTTACAATTGCTTAGCTGAATATCCAAATTTTGCTCAATTGGTACAAGAAGGATGGCAAAACAGAAGTGTTGATATGAAAGGTATTTGGTACAATTTAAAGATTGTGAAAGCTACTTTAAAAGGCTTGAATAGGAAAGAATTTGCAGATATAACTACACATGTTAAAACGATGAGAGATGAGTTGGCAACCATTCAAGCAGCTATGAGAAACACCACCACAAATGTTGATGTGTTTGAAGCTGAAAAAGCTATTAGACAGAAGCTTGAGAAATGGAGTATGATAGAGAAAAGTATCTTTAAGAAAAGATCAAGGGTACAATGGCTTAAACTAGGGGATTCTAacacaactttttttttttgccaGCATGAAAGAGAGAACCTCACAAAATCAAATCAAGCTCCTCACAGCTGA